The Pedobacter ginsengisoli region TTTTAAAGAAGGAATTAGAGTGGATGCGAAGGATGCCCCAGGCCCGTGGGACTAAATCCCAGGCAAGAATTGATGCTTTTTACGATTTAGAAAGCAAAACCAAGCAAAGAACTGACAATCAAAGCATTACTTTAAATGTAAAAATGTCGCGTCAGGGAAACAAAATTCTTGAGCTTGACCATATCGGCCAAGCATTTGAAGATAAAAAAATCATAAATGATTTCAGTTACACATTTAAGCGAGCCGATAGAATTGGGTTAGCAGGTAAAAATGGAACCGGAAAATCCACTTTGCTAAATATCATTACAGGGTTTATTAAACCTGAAAAAGGAAAAGTTAGCACTGGCGAAACAACTGTTTATGGTTACTATAAACAAGGCGGCTTAGCCTTCAATGAAAAAGAACGTGTTATTGATATTGTAAAGTCTGATGCCGAATATATCAAAATGGCAGATGGGCAAACCATATCTGCATCCCAACTTTTAACTTTATTTCTTTTCCCTCCTAAAAAGCAGCATGGCATGGTTGAAAAACTGAGCGGTGGAGAAAAGAAAAGGTTGCACCTGATGAAGGTTCTAATGCAAAATCCTAACTTCTTAATTCTGGATGAGCCAACAAACGACCTTGATATTGATACATTAAATGTTCTTGAAGAATTTCTTGAAAACTTTCCGGGAGTATTAATACTCGTATCTCACGACAGATATCTTCTGGATAAAATGAGTGAGCAATTATTTATTATGGAAGGCAATGGTGAGGTTACAATTTATAATGGAAACTATTCTGAATACAGACTAAGTCTTGATGTCGCAAAAGAAAAACCAGAAGCAAAAAAGAAAGAAACATCTACGCCATCCTCTGCTCCTTCTACTCAAAAAAAACTAAGCTACAAAGAGCAAAAAGAGCTTGAAGAGCTTGAATCAAGGATGCCAGAAATAGAAATAGAAATAGAAAAACTAACACAATTATTGCTAAAAATAGAGAGCTCAAACTATCTTGAAATTCAATCTATTTCGAATTCTATTGAAACACTGAATACCGAGATGGATGCCGTAATGAACAGATGGATGGAACTTTCAGAGAAATAAAACCCCAGATAAAAGGTTAATCTGGAGTCCTATCTCGTGTTTAATTAATAACTTTGCAAACACGTTCCACGTGAAACACCTAAATAATTTTACCAAAAGTTTCACGTGGAACATACAAAATATACTAAGCTATGTTTAATGAATATGATGTAATTGTTGTCGGAGCAGGACACGCCGGTTGTGAAGCAGCGGCAGCAGCAGCCAACCTTGGCTCCTCTGTTCTCCTGATTACAATGAACATGGAAACCATCGCGCAGATGAGTTGCAACCCTGCAATGGGCGGCGTTGCCAAGGGACAAATTGTTCGGGAGATTGATGCTATGGG contains the following coding sequences:
- a CDS encoding ABC-F family ATP-binding cassette domain-containing protein — encoded protein: MSTLIAAENLGHAYHDEWLFKSLTLGIQTGQRVALVGINGAGKSTLLKLLAERFSPLEGKIVKNKSVKIGFLDQEPSFTEGYSISDFIFSLENKQQQLIKEYEELIENPNPDEKTLNRLYEELSEHNAWEYEHEIKTILSRMGITHLQQQISTLSGGQKKRLALAKLLIEDPEIYVLDEPTNHLDIDTIEWLEKLLTSGNKTILLVTHDRYFLDNVCNTIVELDRGKIYNYSGNYAYFLEKKSEREAADESTFQKNKNLLKKELEWMRRMPQARGTKSQARIDAFYDLESKTKQRTDNQSITLNVKMSRQGNKILELDHIGQAFEDKKIINDFSYTFKRADRIGLAGKNGTGKSTLLNIITGFIKPEKGKVSTGETTVYGYYKQGGLAFNEKERVIDIVKSDAEYIKMADGQTISASQLLTLFLFPPKKQHGMVEKLSGGEKKRLHLMKVLMQNPNFLILDEPTNDLDIDTLNVLEEFLENFPGVLILVSHDRYLLDKMSEQLFIMEGNGEVTIYNGNYSEYRLSLDVAKEKPEAKKKETSTPSSAPSTQKKLSYKEQKELEELESRMPEIEIEIEKLTQLLLKIESSNYLEIQSISNSIETLNTEMDAVMNRWMELSEK